Proteins encoded by one window of Marixanthomonas sp. SCSIO 43207:
- a CDS encoding heme-binding domain-containing protein, producing the protein MKIVKYILQGLLVILIILQFIRPEKNTNGYESISEFETETKPSSDVSLILKENCYNCHSNHTEYPWYAEIAPISFFINEHINHGKSHFNVSEWNTYSAKKKDRKIEELVEMVEKEEMPLNSYKLLHGDMSENEQKLLLQWAGLVRLQYKSQLKVSIAY; encoded by the coding sequence ATGAAAATAGTAAAGTATATACTTCAAGGATTATTGGTTATTCTAATAATTCTTCAATTTATAAGACCTGAAAAAAACACTAATGGATACGAGAGTATTTCAGAATTTGAAACTGAAACAAAACCCTCTTCAGATGTGTCATTAATTTTAAAAGAAAACTGCTACAATTGCCACAGCAATCATACAGAATATCCATGGTATGCAGAGATAGCTCCCATTTCTTTCTTTATAAATGAGCATATCAATCACGGAAAATCACATTTTAACGTTTCTGAATGGAATACTTATTCAGCCAAGAAAAAAGATCGAAAAATAGAAGAGTTGGTAGAAATGGTTGAGAAAGAAGAAATGCCTTTAAATTCTTATAAGCTACTACATGGAGATATGTCTGAAAACGAACAAAAACTACTACTACAATGGGCAGGTTTGGTTCGTTTACAGTACAAATCTCAATTAAAAGTTTCTATTGCTTATTAA
- a CDS encoding bifunctional UDP-sugar hydrolase/5'-nucleotidase yields the protein MKRILLLPVFAFFFLLYGCALLEPIPEEPFYGDGIVTVKFLQVNDVYEIAPLQGGKYGGMARVAYVRDSIKERNPNTFLFMAGDFLNPSLLGNLKKDGERIRGKQMVEVMNAVGFDLVTFGNHEFDLTEEELQQRLNESTFPWVSSNVLHVTPDGAKRPFETKLEMGYEPISEYKTLFVKDSLGNEVRFGFIGVTLDSNPKEYVHYGNVYKEAKRAYDLVYPKVDFVIGLTHLEIDQDVQLARELPEIPLIMGGHEHVSNLQREGNTVIAKADANAISMYIHTLVYNLRTQVLYVNSKILYLDEKIPLQSNVERVVNKWNEVLDSELSKVIPNTNEVVYRPKTPLDGTDSANRSIQTNLGDRVTEAMAFAYNYNVDAAIVNGGSFRVDDMLQGDLTSVDIFRVLPFGGTVLKVDMKGDLLKEVLDYGKSQRGNGAYLQRYKIEESSSGWLIAGKPINYKKTYTIAVSDFLLKGLDIPFLTPKNSGIVKIYEPKETELASDIRKAVIAYLKSI from the coding sequence ATGAAACGAATACTTTTACTACCTGTTTTTGCATTCTTTTTTCTATTGTACGGTTGTGCGCTTTTAGAGCCAATACCCGAAGAACCCTTTTACGGGGATGGAATAGTCACAGTTAAATTTTTACAAGTTAACGATGTCTATGAAATTGCTCCTTTACAAGGGGGTAAATACGGCGGAATGGCACGCGTAGCATATGTGAGAGACTCCATTAAAGAGCGAAATCCCAATACATTTCTGTTTATGGCTGGAGATTTTCTCAATCCATCATTGTTAGGAAATCTAAAAAAAGATGGTGAACGCATACGAGGTAAGCAAATGGTTGAAGTAATGAATGCAGTAGGGTTTGACCTTGTTACTTTTGGTAATCATGAATTTGATCTTACTGAAGAAGAACTTCAACAACGCCTTAACGAATCTACTTTTCCTTGGGTTTCATCAAATGTGTTGCACGTAACTCCAGACGGTGCCAAACGCCCTTTTGAAACAAAATTAGAAATGGGATATGAACCTATTTCAGAATATAAAACACTTTTTGTAAAAGATTCACTAGGAAATGAAGTGCGGTTTGGTTTTATAGGTGTGACATTAGATTCAAACCCAAAGGAATACGTTCACTACGGAAATGTTTACAAAGAAGCTAAGAGAGCTTATGATTTGGTATATCCAAAAGTAGATTTTGTTATAGGGTTAACCCACTTAGAAATTGATCAAGATGTTCAGCTTGCCAGAGAATTACCAGAAATTCCATTAATTATGGGAGGTCACGAGCACGTAAGTAACCTACAAAGAGAAGGGAATACGGTAATTGCAAAGGCAGATGCAAATGCCATCTCAATGTACATACATACATTGGTTTACAACTTGCGTACACAGGTTTTATATGTAAATTCAAAAATCTTATACTTAGATGAAAAAATACCATTACAATCAAATGTTGAGCGAGTGGTAAATAAATGGAATGAAGTTTTAGATTCTGAACTTTCAAAAGTGATACCTAATACAAATGAAGTAGTTTATAGACCCAAAACACCTCTTGACGGTACAGATAGTGCTAATAGAAGCATTCAAACCAATCTAGGAGATCGCGTTACAGAAGCAATGGCATTTGCATACAATTATAATGTAGATGCAGCAATTGTTAATGGAGGTTCATTTAGAGTAGATGACATGCTTCAAGGTGATTTGACAAGTGTTGATATATTTAGGGTTTTACCATTTGGAGGAACTGTGCTTAAAGTTGATATGAAAGGCGATTTGCTCAAAGAAGTTTTAGACTATGGTAAATCTCAACGTGGCAATGGAGCTTATTTACAACGGTATAAAATTGAAGAAAGTTCTTCAGGATGGTTAATAGCAGGAAAACCTATAAACTACAAAAAAACTTATACCATTGCCGTAAGTGACTTTTTGTTAAAAGGTCTTGATATTCCCTTTTTAACACCAAAAAATAGTGGAATTGTAAAAATTTACGAACCTAAAGAAACGGAGTTAGCTTCAGATATTAGAAAAGCAGTAATAGCATATTTAAAATCCATTTAG
- a CDS encoding hydroxymethylglutaryl-CoA lyase, protein MQKVKLIECPRDAMQGIKDWIPTEKKVQYIQSLLRCGFDTIDFGSFVSPKAIPQMKDTAEVLSKLDLSTTESKLLSIVANVRGAEDAVKHPEIGYLGYPFSISENFQMRNTHKTIAQSIDILKEILNLAIANDKQVVAYLSMGFGNPYGDPWNVEIVAEWTEKLSAMGVKILSLSDTVGSSTPDIIDYLFSNLIPHYPHIEFGAHLHTTPAKWHEKIDAAYKAGCYRFDGAIQGFGGCPMAKDELTGNMPTEKMLSYFTTEKADCNVNPMAFESAHNEATKIFSKYH, encoded by the coding sequence ATGCAAAAAGTAAAACTCATAGAGTGTCCTCGAGACGCAATGCAAGGAATAAAAGATTGGATTCCAACAGAAAAGAAAGTACAGTATATTCAATCGCTGTTACGGTGTGGTTTTGATACGATAGATTTTGGAAGTTTTGTTTCTCCAAAGGCAATTCCGCAGATGAAAGATACAGCCGAAGTGCTTTCAAAACTAGATTTATCTACTACAGAAAGTAAATTACTGTCAATTGTTGCAAATGTTCGAGGTGCCGAAGATGCCGTCAAACACCCTGAAATAGGCTACTTAGGTTATCCTTTTTCTATTTCAGAAAACTTTCAAATGCGTAATACGCATAAAACAATTGCACAATCCATTGATATTTTGAAAGAAATTCTTAATTTGGCTATAGCAAACGATAAACAAGTAGTTGCTTATTTATCAATGGGTTTTGGTAATCCTTACGGAGACCCATGGAATGTTGAGATTGTTGCAGAATGGACAGAAAAGTTATCTGCCATGGGTGTAAAAATCTTATCATTGAGTGATACGGTAGGCTCCTCAACACCCGATATCATTGACTATTTGTTTTCAAATTTGATTCCCCATTATCCCCATATAGAGTTTGGAGCTCATTTACATACAACCCCCGCCAAGTGGCATGAAAAAATAGATGCTGCATACAAGGCTGGTTGTTATAGGTTTGACGGTGCCATACAGGGTTTTGGAGGATGTCCTATGGCAAAAGACGAATTAACAGGAAATATGCCGACAGAGAAAATGTTAAGTTATTTCACTACTGAAAAAGCTGATTGTAATGTAAATCCTATGGCATTTGAAAGTGCCCATAATGAAGCAACTAAAATATTCAGTAAATATCATTAA
- a CDS encoding LysE family translocator, with protein MLENLLSFSLATIALAFSPGPDNIYVLTQSLVNGVKSGIATTAGLISGCIVHTTLLAFGVSAIITTSNTIFYGIKVLGAIYLLYLAFVVFKSDANVSIPTSSEDEKTKTPTKSYLQLYKQGFIMNLVNPKVMIFFLAFFPAFLWNETENTVLQFYVLGALFMIVSFLVFSFISILAGKISTYILKYKSIGMVLKWLQIIVFVGIAIFILLP; from the coding sequence ATGCTAGAAAACCTACTTTCATTTTCTTTAGCAACTATAGCTTTGGCGTTTTCACCCGGACCCGATAATATTTACGTACTTACTCAATCGCTAGTGAATGGTGTAAAAAGCGGTATCGCTACCACAGCAGGTTTAATAAGTGGATGTATTGTTCATACTACTTTGTTAGCTTTTGGGGTTTCAGCAATTATTACCACGTCAAATACTATTTTCTATGGAATTAAAGTGCTAGGTGCTATTTACTTACTTTATCTAGCCTTTGTGGTTTTTAAAAGTGATGCAAATGTTTCAATTCCTACTTCTTCTGAAGATGAAAAAACCAAAACACCTACTAAAAGTTATCTCCAGCTTTACAAACAAGGGTTTATTATGAATTTGGTAAACCCCAAAGTAATGATTTTCTTTTTAGCCTTTTTTCCTGCTTTTCTTTGGAACGAAACCGAAAACACAGTTTTGCAGTTTTATGTTTTGGGCGCTTTGTTTATGATAGTTTCATTCTTAGTTTTTAGTTTTATATCGATTTTGGCAGGTAAAATTTCAACATATATTTTAAAATATAAATCAATAGGGATGGTATTAAAATGGCTTCAAATCATTGTTTTTGTAGGCATTGCCATATTTATTTTACTGCCTTAA
- a CDS encoding quinone-dependent dihydroorotate dehydrogenase: MYKSIIRPILFQFDPEKVHHFTFKLIRFLSSIGLGGLFKSLYKIENKELEREVFGLKFPNPVGLAAGFDKDAKLYKELSNFGFGFIEIGTVTPKPQPGNPKKRLFRLQNDSAIINRMGFNNGGVENAVERLKSNTGVLVGGNIGKNKVTANDQAVEDYIICFEALFDYVDYFVVNVSSPNTPNLRALQDKEPLTRLLKTLQQKNDLKPKRKPILLKIAPDLTNEQLLDIITIVDQTKIDGVIATNTTINREGLISENKSEMGGLSGKPLANRATEVIRFLSEKSNKAFPIIGVGGIHTSQDAIEKLEAGASLVQIYTGFIYEGPQLIKQINEAILKN; the protein is encoded by the coding sequence ATGTATAAATCTATTATCCGTCCAATTCTTTTTCAGTTTGATCCAGAAAAAGTACATCATTTTACCTTTAAGTTAATCCGTTTTTTAAGCTCCATTGGCTTGGGTGGATTATTTAAAAGTCTTTATAAAATTGAAAATAAAGAGCTAGAGCGTGAGGTGTTTGGTTTAAAATTTCCAAATCCTGTTGGTCTTGCAGCAGGTTTTGATAAAGATGCAAAACTTTATAAAGAGCTTTCAAACTTCGGATTTGGCTTTATAGAAATAGGCACTGTAACGCCAAAACCACAACCTGGAAATCCTAAAAAACGATTGTTTAGGTTACAAAATGACAGTGCAATTATCAACCGAATGGGGTTCAATAACGGGGGAGTAGAAAATGCGGTTGAACGATTAAAAAGTAATACAGGAGTGCTTGTAGGCGGTAATATTGGTAAAAATAAAGTTACAGCAAATGATCAAGCCGTTGAGGATTATATTATTTGTTTTGAAGCTTTATTTGATTATGTAGATTACTTTGTAGTAAATGTGAGCTCGCCCAATACGCCCAATTTACGTGCCTTACAAGATAAAGAACCTTTGACGAGGTTGTTAAAAACCTTACAGCAGAAAAATGATTTAAAACCTAAGCGCAAGCCTATTTTATTAAAAATCGCTCCAGATTTAACTAATGAACAGTTATTAGATATTATCACCATTGTCGATCAAACTAAAATAGACGGAGTGATTGCTACCAATACTACCATTAACAGAGAAGGACTTATTTCAGAAAATAAATCTGAAATGGGAGGTTTGAGTGGTAAACCTTTAGCAAATCGCGCTACAGAAGTAATTAGATTTCTTTCAGAAAAAAGTAATAAAGCATTTCCTATCATTGGAGTAGGGGGAATCCATACCTCACAAGATGCTATAGAAAAACTAGAAGCCGGTGCGAGCTTGGTACAAATTTATACTGGTTTTATTTATGAAGGTCCTCAATTGATTAAGCAAATTAATGAAGCTATTTTGAAAAATTAA
- the pepT gene encoding peptidase T, whose protein sequence is MIEKQHLIDRFFSYVKVDTESDPESNTTPSTEKQWNLANALVDELKRIGLEDVTIDENAYIMATLPSNVDHEVPVIGFISHFDTTPDFTGANVNPQIVENYDGKDIVLNAEENIILSPDDFDDLLLYKGQTIITTDGTTLLGADDKAGIAEIVSAMEYLVNNPEIKHGKIRVGFTPDEEIGRGAHKFDVEKFGAEWAYTMDGSQIGELEYENFNAAGAVVTVKGKIVHPGYAKGKMINSMYIATDYINSLPRMETPEHTENREGFFHLYSVNGEVDSTKLQYIIRDHDKNHFEARKEMMVKLADEINAQHEKEVVTVEISDQYFNMREKIEPIMHIVDVAEEAMKQANIEPLIKPIRGGTDGSQLSFKGLPCPNIFAGGHNFHGRYEYVPVESMQKAIEVIVNITQLVAKKK, encoded by the coding sequence ATGATAGAAAAACAACACCTTATTGATCGCTTTTTTAGTTATGTAAAAGTAGATACTGAAAGTGATCCAGAGAGCAACACCACTCCAAGTACAGAAAAACAATGGAACCTAGCCAATGCTTTGGTTGATGAGTTAAAACGTATTGGTCTTGAAGATGTAACAATTGACGAAAACGCTTACATAATGGCTACGCTACCTTCAAATGTTGATCACGAAGTTCCTGTGATAGGTTTTATCTCTCATTTTGATACAACCCCAGATTTTACAGGAGCCAATGTTAACCCTCAAATAGTTGAAAACTACGACGGAAAAGACATTGTTTTGAATGCTGAAGAAAATATTATATTATCTCCAGATGACTTTGATGATTTATTATTATACAAAGGACAAACCATCATCACAACAGATGGAACAACCTTACTAGGAGCAGATGATAAAGCCGGTATTGCCGAAATAGTTTCAGCTATGGAATATTTGGTAAACAACCCTGAAATTAAACATGGAAAAATACGAGTTGGCTTTACTCCCGATGAAGAGATAGGTCGCGGAGCTCATAAATTTGACGTTGAAAAATTTGGTGCAGAATGGGCCTACACGATGGATGGAAGTCAAATTGGCGAACTTGAATACGAAAATTTTAATGCTGCAGGAGCTGTAGTTACAGTAAAAGGTAAAATTGTTCATCCGGGATACGCAAAAGGTAAAATGATCAACAGCATGTATATTGCTACAGACTATATTAACTCTCTACCTAGAATGGAAACCCCAGAACATACCGAGAATCGGGAAGGCTTTTTTCATTTATATAGTGTAAATGGCGAGGTAGACAGCACCAAATTACAGTACATCATTCGTGATCATGATAAAAATCACTTTGAAGCCAGAAAAGAAATGATGGTCAAGCTTGCAGATGAAATTAATGCACAGCACGAAAAAGAAGTTGTAACTGTTGAAATTTCAGATCAATATTTTAATATGCGTGAAAAGATTGAACCTATAATGCATATCGTTGATGTTGCTGAAGAAGCTATGAAACAAGCCAATATAGAACCTCTTATTAAACCTATACGAGGAGGAACAGACGGATCTCAATTAAGTTTTAAAGGATTACCTTGTCCAAATATTTTTGCAGGAGGACATAACTTCCACGGGCGTTATGAGTATGTTCCTGTTGAGAGTATGCAAAAGGCTATTGAGGTTATTGTAAATATTACCCAATTGGTTGCAAAGAAAAAGTAA
- the yajC gene encoding preprotein translocase subunit YajC has protein sequence MEQIQGFLPIILLFAVMYLFLIRPQMKKQKQEKKFAQEIKKGDKVITKSGLHGKILDLNEDGTCIIETGAGKMKFERSSLSMELSEKLNAPAKKDKK, from the coding sequence ATGGAACAAATTCAAGGCTTTCTCCCTATAATCTTATTATTTGCTGTGATGTATTTATTTTTAATACGTCCACAAATGAAAAAGCAAAAACAAGAAAAGAAATTTGCTCAAGAAATTAAAAAAGGAGACAAGGTAATTACCAAAAGCGGTTTACACGGTAAAATTTTAGACTTAAATGAAGACGGTACTTGTATTATTGAAACTGGTGCCGGCAAAATGAAATTTGAACGCTCTTCACTATCTATGGAATTAAGTGAAAAGTTAAATGCACCCGCAAAAAAAGATAAAAAATAG
- a CDS encoding DUF1573 domain-containing protein, whose protein sequence is MKKSILILAVLSAFAFTSCKEKASDKVNEENVAAAADRDATAAKFPVMSFEKTEFDFGTIQKGEKVEHLFKFTNTGDAPLVIVNATSSCGCTVPEYSKEAVAPGEEGQLLVKYDGSGTNQVNKTITIVANTEKGKETLKIKAFVQPKDGTGNSNMLKTS, encoded by the coding sequence ATGAAAAAATCAATTTTAATTCTAGCTGTACTTTCAGCTTTCGCTTTTACATCTTGTAAAGAAAAGGCTTCAGATAAAGTAAATGAAGAAAATGTTGCAGCAGCAGCAGATCGTGATGCAACTGCAGCAAAATTTCCGGTAATGTCATTTGAAAAAACTGAGTTTGACTTCGGGACAATACAAAAAGGAGAAAAAGTAGAACACTTATTCAAATTTACAAATACAGGTGATGCACCATTAGTAATTGTAAATGCAACAAGTAGCTGTGGATGTACTGTTCCTGAATACTCAAAAGAAGCGGTTGCTCCTGGAGAAGAAGGACAACTTTTAGTAAAGTATGATGGTAGTGGTACTAATCAAGTAAACAAAACTATTACTATCGTTGCCAATACTGAAAAAGGTAAGGAAACATTAAAAATTAAAGCTTTCGTTCAGCCTAAAGACGGAACTGGTAACTCAAATATGCTTAAAACAAGCTAA
- the nusB gene encoding transcription antitermination factor NusB: MLTRRHIRIKVLQSVYAFFQSEHQDLDKQEKFLLYSIDQMQDLYLLMLQLVVEVKNHAEVYLQKSQQKHLATAEEKNPNRTFVDNKVIQLIEANPAFQEALKNKKLNYWENESEYVAIIFNELKKQDWYTKYISDKEATYKEDKDFVVKLYKDVIAPNEKLYDYLEDKRLTWLDDFPLVNTAIVKTLSKISEKNASETLMPSLYKNEEDREFALILLRKIILNNEKLDAEIDGKTPNWDKDRIADIDMIILKIGMAEFLYFPSIPARATINECLEISKEYSTPKSSSFINGILDKLVKEYTKQGKLNKIGRGLQ; encoded by the coding sequence ATGCTCACAAGAAGACATATTAGAATCAAAGTTTTACAGTCGGTTTACGCTTTCTTTCAAAGTGAACACCAAGACCTAGACAAACAAGAAAAGTTTTTACTTTACAGTATAGACCAAATGCAAGATTTGTATCTTCTCATGCTACAATTGGTTGTAGAAGTAAAAAACCACGCCGAAGTCTATTTGCAAAAATCTCAACAAAAACACTTAGCTACAGCAGAAGAAAAAAATCCTAACAGAACGTTTGTTGATAACAAAGTGATTCAGCTTATTGAAGCAAACCCTGCTTTTCAAGAAGCACTTAAAAACAAAAAACTGAATTATTGGGAAAATGAAAGTGAATACGTAGCTATAATTTTTAATGAATTAAAAAAACAAGACTGGTATACCAAGTATATTTCAGATAAAGAAGCTACATACAAAGAAGATAAAGACTTTGTCGTAAAGCTTTACAAAGATGTCATTGCGCCCAATGAAAAGCTTTATGATTATCTTGAAGACAAACGTTTAACGTGGCTTGATGATTTTCCTTTGGTCAATACCGCAATTGTAAAAACACTATCAAAAATTTCAGAAAAAAATGCAAGCGAGACATTAATGCCATCGTTGTATAAAAATGAAGAAGATCGTGAATTTGCTTTAATATTACTTCGGAAGATAATTCTAAATAATGAAAAGCTTGACGCCGAAATTGATGGAAAAACACCCAATTGGGACAAAGATAGAATAGCAGATATTGATATGATTATCCTTAAAATAGGAATGGCCGAGTTTTTATACTTTCCGTCAATACCTGCAAGAGCAACTATTAATGAATGTCTAGAAATTTCAAAAGAATACTCAACGCCTAAGAGTAGTAGCTTTATAAATGGAATTTTGGACAAACTAGTAAAAGAATATACAAAGCAAGGTAAACTTAATAAAATAGGTCGCGGACTTCAATAA
- a CDS encoding Glu/Leu/Phe/Val dehydrogenase produces MVTEVVNTQELQKVDPVFGQMSFDNHEQIVFCNDKDTGLKAIIGIHNTVLGPALGGTRMWQYTSEWEALNDVLRLSRGMTFKSAITGLNLGGGKAVIIGDAKTQKTPELMKRFGEFVHSLSGKYITAEDIGMTTGDMDLVRSVTPYVTGISETLGGAGNPSPITAYGVFMGMKAASKYAFGTDVLEDKVVYVQGIGNVGEALVENLTNEGAKVYITDINQERLEEVRDKYSATIYEGDNIYAEEMDIYAPCALGATVNDQTINQLKAKVIAGAANNQLAEEQKHGLQLRERGIVYAPDFLINAGGIINVYAELENYGRQEIIRKTENIYNTTLEILKNAESKDVTTHQAAFDMANARIAARKEKM; encoded by the coding sequence ATGGTAACTGAAGTAGTAAACACACAAGAACTTCAAAAAGTTGATCCCGTTTTTGGGCAGATGTCTTTTGACAATCACGAGCAAATCGTTTTTTGCAATGACAAAGATACAGGATTAAAAGCAATAATTGGTATTCACAATACGGTTTTAGGACCTGCATTAGGAGGTACACGTATGTGGCAATATACAAGCGAATGGGAAGCTTTAAATGATGTACTTCGCTTATCGCGAGGGATGACTTTTAAATCTGCAATCACAGGCCTAAACTTAGGAGGTGGAAAAGCAGTAATTATAGGAGATGCAAAAACGCAAAAAACTCCAGAATTAATGAAACGTTTTGGTGAGTTTGTACATTCTTTAAGCGGTAAATACATCACTGCTGAAGATATTGGAATGACCACCGGAGATATGGACTTAGTACGTTCAGTAACACCTTACGTAACAGGTATTTCTGAAACCTTAGGAGGTGCCGGAAACCCTTCGCCTATTACAGCATATGGTGTATTTATGGGTATGAAAGCTGCATCAAAATATGCTTTTGGAACAGATGTGCTAGAAGACAAAGTAGTTTACGTTCAAGGAATAGGAAATGTAGGTGAAGCCCTTGTAGAAAACCTTACCAATGAAGGTGCAAAAGTATATATCACAGATATTAACCAAGAACGTCTTGAAGAGGTACGCGATAAATACAGCGCAACAATTTATGAAGGTGACAATATTTATGCTGAAGAAATGGATATTTACGCACCTTGTGCTTTAGGAGCAACAGTTAATGATCAAACCATTAACCAGTTAAAAGCAAAAGTTATTGCAGGTGCTGCAAATAATCAGTTAGCCGAAGAGCAAAAGCACGGTTTGCAATTGCGCGAGAGAGGTATCGTTTACGCACCAGACTTTTTAATAAACGCAGGTGGAATTATAAATGTTTATGCTGAATTAGAAAATTACGGTCGTCAAGAAATCATCCGTAAGACAGAAAACATATACAACACAACACTTGAAATATTAAAAAATGCTGAGAGTAAAGATGTTACTACTCATCAAGCAGCTTTTGATATGGCAAACGCTAGAATCGCTGCTAGAAAAGAAAAAATGTAG
- a CDS encoding ABC transporter ATP-binding protein, with amino-acid sequence MKELQYLNRFFIKYRGRLLLGLLITIAATIFKIVVPKKIGDSVNVVRAYLNGDISDFASVKAELLENILLILGATLLSAFFTFLMRQTIIVVSRYIEYDLKNEVFKQYERLSLSFYKQNRTGDLMNRISEDVSKVRLYAGPALMYSTTTITLFIVAISYMFYTAPVLTAYAVAPLPILSVLVYKLSIAINKRSTVVQQYLSKLTSYTQESFSGVAVIKAYGIEPRTNRNFANLAEGSRDKNIDLAKIQALFFPLMVLLIGISNILVIYIGGQQFIDGKIDVGTIVEFLIYVNMLTWPVAIVGFVSSMVQQAEASQKRINEFLSEKPSVKNHTTKETPIRGKITFENLSYTYPDTNITALKDISFTVNPGETLSIIGHTGSGKSTILELIGRLYDVEKGIIKIDETPIKELNLDNLRSSIGYVPQDAFLFSDSIKNNIRFGKEDADETEVITAAKRAAVHKNIIGFSKGYDTVLGERGITLSGGQKQRVSIARAIIKDPQILLFDDCLSAVDTETEEEILQNLHEISQDKTTIIVSHRISSAKNANKIIVLDEGKIIQQGTHNQLVNQEGYYKELYAKQLSEKEM; translated from the coding sequence ATGAAAGAACTACAATATCTTAATCGGTTTTTTATAAAATACCGTGGTCGCTTACTATTAGGCTTATTAATTACCATTGCTGCTACCATTTTTAAAATAGTGGTTCCTAAAAAAATAGGAGACTCTGTTAATGTAGTTCGTGCATACTTGAATGGTGATATTTCAGACTTTGCCTCTGTAAAAGCCGAACTTTTAGAAAACATCTTATTGATTTTAGGAGCTACATTATTATCGGCATTTTTTACTTTTTTAATGCGACAAACAATTATTGTTGTTTCAAGATATATTGAATATGATTTAAAAAATGAAGTTTTTAAACAGTATGAGAGACTTTCTCTTAGCTTCTATAAACAAAACCGAACCGGTGATTTAATGAACCGTATAAGTGAAGATGTTTCAAAAGTACGATTGTATGCAGGACCTGCTCTTATGTATAGTACAACAACCATCACACTCTTCATTGTAGCTATAAGTTATATGTTTTATACAGCCCCGGTTTTAACAGCTTACGCAGTTGCTCCATTACCTATTCTTTCGGTTTTGGTGTATAAGCTTAGTATTGCCATTAATAAACGAAGTACAGTTGTACAACAATATTTATCAAAATTAACTTCATACACTCAAGAAAGTTTCAGTGGTGTTGCAGTTATTAAGGCTTACGGTATTGAACCTAGAACCAATAGAAATTTTGCAAATCTAGCCGAAGGTAGTAGAGATAAAAATATTGATTTAGCAAAAATTCAAGCGTTGTTTTTTCCGCTTATGGTTTTGTTAATTGGTATAAGTAACATATTAGTTATTTATATAGGTGGTCAACAATTTATTGATGGTAAAATTGATGTAGGAACTATTGTTGAGTTTCTTATCTATGTAAATATGCTCACTTGGCCAGTTGCAATTGTAGGTTTTGTAAGTTCAATGGTACAACAAGCAGAAGCTTCACAAAAACGAATTAATGAGTTTTTGAGTGAAAAACCTAGTGTAAAAAATCATACCACAAAAGAAACCCCAATACGAGGGAAAATCACATTTGAAAACCTGTCTTACACCTATCCAGATACAAATATCACGGCTTTAAAAGATATCTCTTTTACCGTAAACCCAGGTGAAACTCTTTCTATCATTGGTCACACCGGCTCTGGTAAATCTACAATACTTGAACTTATAGGTAGGTTATATGATGTAGAAAAAGGCATAATTAAGATAGATGAAACGCCTATTAAAGAGTTAAACCTTGATAATTTAAGAAGTAGTATTGGTTATGTACCACAAGACGCATTTTTATTTAGTGATAGTATTAAAAATAACATTCGCTTTGGAAAAGAAGATGCAGATGAAACTGAAGTTATAACGGCTGCCAAAAGAGCTGCTGTACACAAAAATATTATAGGTTTCAGTAAAGGTTATGATACCGTTTTGGGAGAGCGAGGTATTACATTAAGTGGCGGTCAAAAACAACGAGTTTCTATTGCACGAGCCATTATTAAAGATCCACAAATATTGTTGTTTGATGATTGTCTCTCAGCTGTAGACACCGAAACTGAGGAAGAAATTTTGCAAAATTTGCACGAAATTTCTCAAGATAAAACCACAATAATTGTGAGTCACCGTATTTCTTCGGCTAAAAATGCCAATAAAATAATTGTATTAGACGAAGGAAAAATTATTCAGCAAGGCACTCATAATCAACTTGTAAACCAAGAAGGATACTATAAAGAACTGTATGCAAAACAACTTTCAGAAAAAGAAATGTAA